TGGGAGGAGCATAAGGCCCGTGGAGGGGGAGCATGTGCTACatagagggaggaggcagagatgggCTGTCAGGCCCTTAAATGACAGTGTCCCGGAGGATTGCTTGGTATTCTGGCTCCTAGAGAAGGGCCAAAGAATGGTATAAACTTCCCAAAGACAGTTGACAGGACAGTAGATCTCAAAAAAGGACAGTGAGGACGGGGAAACAGGTGAGTAGGTTTTGAGCCCTGCCTGAGTCTGAGCCCATCCAGCCACTTGAGGAAGTCATAGGAGGAAAGCAGGAAAGCCCAGATggcatttcattttattcctgaGCGCTGGCCCCGGCTAACGTCCCCTGTGGCAGAGATTAGAGAGGTAACACAGCCATGGGTCAGATAGCCTGAGCTCAACCTTCAATCCTgggcctgggaggagagggaacTTAGTCTTGGGCTCAGCATCAGTGTTGGGGAGGAAGCTGTAAGGAACCAGGCCTGGGAGCAAACAAGTTCTCTCTCCCAAGGAGCCTGACACTTCCCAGAACCCACTCTCTAGCTATATTGGCAGAATCCACTCTGGACCCACCAAGTTCAAAACTGTTTTCCCTGGGAAGCCAGGCCCAGTAGCCAGGGAAGCTTGGGAACTTGGCAAACTGGGGAAGGGGCAAGTAGACCTTCCCTCCTCCACAAACCTGGCAAAGCCTTTTGGGGTTTGGCCCCTGGATGAACAGTCCGGCTACCGTTCCTCCTTCCCCTCAAGCTACTCtgaacttttagttctttcaagTACCAACAGCTGTCAATTCAGACCTCAAGGAGCACACTGGTTCTCCTCTGGAACACTTTTCCATCCTTGTCCATTCTGTTCCTGGCTAACTCCTCCTCAGCCCTCAGGTCTCTTGGAAATCTCACCCTAACTGGGTGAGATCCCACGGCTGGGCTCCTAGAGGCTACCCCCACgccctgccccccttccctcccataGCACCAGTTACAGTCCAGTGTAGTTGTCACACCTATGGATTGCGCTAGCGTGTAGCACAGGACCTGACACCCAGTGGTCACTCAGGAAAATGTCTGTTGAAAGAATGAACGGCCAGTTCCATGGCTGACCTCCCAGTTCCTGTGCCCTGCACTAGGGATCCATCAGCTTCCTTCTGGCCAAGCTGCTGGGACAGGGGAGTCCTGATGAGCTGCCATGGTGGATCCCTGCTGAGCCTGGCTTGAGGGCCTCTGGAGCACTAATGGAGAGTGTCAAGGCTGGGAAAGGACCAGCTTATCATCGAGGTAGAGGTTGGAAGCTTGGATGTCTTGTGGACCATACTGCATAAGGGCCTGTGCTTTGTACAAGGGGGACAGAAGATCTTGTGACTTTGGTGTATGAGTACTTCAGCATATGGTTGGGGCTAAACTTAAATAAGTTGTCTTAGTGAGCTGAGAGACTAGAGAAATGACTTTCTAGGCTTGGGGGACACAGAATTCTGAGCTGGTCAGATAGACCCTCTAAATCTGAGGTAGCAGGTCTtctgcctctcccctctgccaCAAGACAGAGTATTGGGCCTTGCTAAACTTTATTATAAACTTAAGatggcgggcgtggtggctcacgcctgtaatcgtagcactgtGAGAGgacgaggcaggcggattgtttgagctcaggagtttggaccagcctgagcaagagcgagaccccatctctactaaaaatagaaagaaattaattggccaactaaaaatatatagaaaaaattagccgggcatggtggcgtgtgctggtagtcccagctactcgggagactgaagcagaaggattgcctaaggagtttgaggttgctgtgagctaggctgacgccacagcactctagcccaggcaacagagtgagactctgtctcaaaaaagaaaaaaaaagaaataaactttattataaaattaagaagctgttatgggctgaattgtgtacCCTACCCCccaaattagtattttttttttttttgagacagagtcttgctctgtcaccctgagtagagtgcagtggcctcactgtagctccctgtaacctcaaactcctgggctcaagtgatcctcctgcctcagcttcccgagtagttgggactataggcacacatcacCGTGCCTGtagtctaatttttctatttttagtagagacgaggtctcactgttgctcaggcttgtctcaaactcctgagatcaagtgatcctcctgcctcagcctccagagtgctaaaattataggtgtgagccaccgcgcccagccaaattCATACTTTTAAGTCCTAATgccaatacctcagaatgtgactgtattcaGATAGggcttttaaagaggtaattaaaaatgaagcctttagagtgggccctaatccaatctgactggagttcttatgagaagaggagattaggacacacagAGATGATCCCGGGGTACACACACTGAGAAAAAGACGACATGAAGTTAGAGAGAGGAGACCACCATGTACAAGCCAAGTAGAGAAGCCTGGGAAGAAATCAACCCTGTTGGCaacttgttcttggacttccagcctccagaactgtgagaaaagaaatttctgttgtttacaccacacagtctgtggtattttgttatggcagctctaggaaactaatacagagacattttgctttattttccaaatataaaattgcaATATTGAATGTGCCTTTTGAAGCTCTCCATGCCTCAGCCCCACTTAGCTGGGAGATTTGTCCTTTTTAGCCCACCGCTACCATACCCCCCCAGGAAACTGCTGACCTGCAGGGATAAAGGCAGACTCCCCAGCACTGCACTTAGGCCTCTCTCACCCCTCGCCCATCTAGGCTCCTAGTATTTCTCCACGTCTCAGGCTGCTTCGGGTCTCGCCTCAGTGGTCGGGAAGAACAATGTTGCAAAAGTTGGCCCTGTGGGCCTGATGAAGAATTGGGTGGAATCTCTCTGACAGGCATATGCAGGGAATGAAATGGAGATGAGGCCAAAGGTCAGGGAAGCAGCAAGGCACTGTGGCAATAATCCCAACAGAGACAGACCTAGGCCAGGGTATGAGGCCAAGATGGAGCCAAATGGACAGATATCAGAAGTGTTTGGAGATAAACAGGCAttgggcactcagtaaatgtttgttgactttCCGGGTCACTCCACTCTTTCTAAAGCAGGTTCTTCTGTTTACTCTCCTGTTTGCTTCCTTTAGAGCACTTGTCACAGCCTGCAATTACCTTGTTTGTGTACTTGCCTGTTGTCTGTTTCCATCAAGCAGAATTTGAACTAAATGAAGGCTGCAGCCTTGAGCAGTCTTATTCCAGACAACACCTGGCACTTAGCAGATGCTTTTGATAAACGTTTGGGGACTGAATGGCTTAGTAATCGATTGGATGGTACAGAGGGACAGCAGGGAGGTGAGAGATCACAAGGCCATGAGGGCTGTGATTCTGGAACAAACACTTAAGAGGGATTAGGAACCCACCTCTGGGCTGGGTGCGtggccagtaatcctagcactctgggaggctgaaatgggaggatcacttgagctcagaagtttgagaacagcctgagcaagagtgagaccctgtctctacaaaaaatagaaaaaattagcagggtgtggtggtgcccacctgtagccccagttacttgggaggctgagacacgAGGATCCCCCACTGcattctactcagggcaacagaatgagactctatctcaaaaaacaaacaaacaaaaaaaccacctcTGTTTCTGGCCCTGGGAAAGGTGGGCATTGAGCAGGGGTCTAGGGGTGCGGATGGTCGCGGGACCAGCTGCCCAGTGGCCCATCGCTGGCATTTGAGCAATTCCCATTCTTCACTTTCTGGCCTTCTGGCTGCAGACCAAGGAAGTGGGTACTTTCACAGGAAGGGAATATGGGACCCCGCAGGAGCCGGAGATCTGTTCCTCAAGAGTGTAGAAGGCGCATGGTAAAAGCCTAGAATACCAAGCTCCGTTTGACCGCCACACTCCCCAGGGCAGCACGTGGGTCAGACTCGGGACTGTGCCATTCCCTCCAGACCCTACAGGGGGCAGCACTGGGCTGGGCCTGAGTGCTCCGGCCGAGGGCGTGGGAAGCACGCGGTCCCCAAGCTTAAAGGGGAGTGTTGGTGACACGCCCGGGCAAAAGCAAGCAccatccctgcctctcccctccggGCTGGAACGCCGATCATCTGGCTGCTGGGGAGACGTCCACAGACGTCCTGTCCCACACGACTTCAGCCCCCGCCCCGAAGGATGGGGAATGAAAGAGGCTCGGATTAGCGGGACTCTCAGTTACCAAggagggctgagggaggggacagggaccaGTTAGCCCCTGCGTCCCTGTCGCACCTCCACGGTGACGAGCAGTATGGCTGTCTTTAAGGTGCGgccagggggcggggcctcgaAGTGCGTTGCATTAGGTAAGAGGAGGAGCGTCTGGGTGACGAAAGTCCTGGGAAGGGGCGTGGCCCCTCCGTGACTTGCCGCCAGGAAGGGGGAGGGACTCCAGTGACGCGACGCGGGGAGGGGGCAGGCGTTCATTGATAAAAACGCCGGGCTCCCTCGGGCGCGAGCGCAGCGTAGCAAATCCAGGCAGTGCCACGCGCGGCCGGGGCCGGGCGGAACCGAGAACAAGCTGGGCCCGCGCTGCGACGCGCCGCCCGCATGGAGCCCGCCGCCGGCTTCCTGTCCCCGCGCCCCTTCCCGCGAGcggccgccccgcccgcgccccccgccgGGCCGGGACCGCCTCCGAGCGCCTTGCCGGGACCTGAGCTGGAGATGCTGGCCGTGCCGCCCGCGCCAGACCCTGGGCGCCTCATTACCGACCCGCGCAGCGGTCGCACCTACTTCAAAGGCCGCTTGTTGGGAAAGGTGGGCCGGGGCCGTCCGGGGGTGGTGCTggcgggggcggaggggggctGCCCCGCTTCTTTTCCGGCGTCGGGCCGGTTGGGGGCGCTTGACCTGAGCGCGGGGACGTCTGCGGCTCAGACCCGTCCTCCCCTGGAGCGCCCAGCCTGATGCCCCCACCTCACAGGGGGGCTTCGCCCGCTGCTACGAGGCCACTGACACAGAGACCGGCAGCGCCTACGCTGTCAAAGTCATCCCGCAGAGCCGCGTCGCCAAGCCGCATCAGCGCGAGAAGGTGGGTCCCGGCACAGcggaggaggggtggggtggggatggtggcGCGGGAACCCTGGGAGGATGGCAACCTCTGGTCCTCATCGCAGATCCTAAACGAGATTGAACTGCACCGAGACCTGCAGCACCGCCACATCGTGCGTTTTTCGCACCACTTTGAGGACAATGacaacatatacatttttctggAGCTCTGCAGCCGAAAGGTGAGGGATGGTGATTTGGGCagggatgggggttggggagagaagGGAGTCTTAAGACCCAAAGCTGGGGCCCTCAGCGGGCACAGATGGAGGGGGAGGGTCAGGGAGGGCCGACCAGGGACTGAGGCAGTGGCTCTCTGCAGTCTCTGGCCCACATCTGGAAGGCCCGGCACACCTTGTTGGAGCCCGAGGTGCGCTACTACCTGCGGCAGATCCTCTCTGGCCTCAAGTACTTGCACCAGCGGGGCATCCTGCACCGGGACCTCAAGCTGGGTGAGACTCCTGGGCCTGcagggtggggggttggggaaggagggaggaaggactcTGACACACCTCTCTGCCCCCATCTAGGAAACTTTTTTATTACTGAGAACATGGAACTGAAGGTGGGGGATTTTGGGCTGGCAGCCCGGTTGGAGCCCCCGGAGCAGAGGAAGAAGTGAGTGTTTGAGGAGAGGGTTGGCCACAGTCCATGCATGATGGTGTGTATGTATGAGGCAGGGTGAGCACCTGATGTGTGCACGTGATAAGTGGGGAAGGGGTGTTGGATGGTATGGGTGTGTGAGGGTGGAGGTTGCAGCCTGGGTTACTGGGATTGGTGGAGAGGGTGAGGGTCCTGTATGTGTGTGACACAGATGGGGAGGTGACCTTGAGTCCCTGATGGGGGGTGTAAGGATTCTCAGAGGTGTATGACTGACCCTGTGTGAAGGGGAAGGGGACACagagcgtgtgcgtgtgtgtgtggcatATTGGAAGTATGTCAGTGGTGGGATGTGATACCCTGTGTGTGTATAAGAAGACCCTCCCTGCTGTGGCCACACTGTACTGGGTATGTGTGACATAGCATGTGTGGCAGATGAGTGTTTATGGGGGATGTGACAGCTGGTGTTGTGTGTGTGGCACAGATCGTGGGAGGTGACAGCCTGATGAGTTTCTGACAGACAAGAGTGGGGGAAGGGATCAGTGATAGACTCTCTGTTGaccctggaggagggggctgtgccGGGGGTCAGGGCCTCCCCCATCCTGAAGAGCAGCTGAGCAGCTGGGCCAGGCGGGTGGGTGGGGACTCAGCTGCCATCCCTGCATCCATTGTCCCAGGACACACAGGAACTCTCTGGCCTTTGGTGACAGGCAGCTGCTTTGTCTGGACTCAtagtgggggaagggagaggggctgctgggctgggtctgagccttcccccctcctcctccctaccaCCTTCCAGGACCATCTGTGGCACCCCCAACTATGTGGCTCCAGAAGTGCTGCTGAGACAGGGCCACGGCCCTGAGGCGGACGTGTGGTCACTGGGCTGTGTCATGTGAGTTCCTGGGTCCTGGGTCAGCAGCAGGAGAGCGGTGGGTGTATGGGGGCACACCCTCCACTTACTCCTGACCCCTCATCCCGCCCCACAGGTACACACTGCTCTGTGGGAGCCCCCCCTTTGAGACGGCTGACCTGAAGGAGACGTACCGCTGCATCAAGCAGGTTCACTACACGCTGCCTGCCAGCCTCTCGCTGCCCGCCCGGCAGCTCCTGGCCGCCATCCTTCGGGCCTCACCACGAGACCGCCCATCTATTGACCAGATCCTGCGCCATGACTTCTTTACCAAGGTATGTGGCTCCAGTCTGCGTATTCCCCGGGGATTGAATGGGGGCAGGTGACAGGTCCCCTGGGGCCTTAGCCTCTCTTCTCTGTTCACGGGGCTCCCTTCCTCAGGGCTACACCCCCGATCGGCTCCCTGTCAGCAGCTGTGTGACAGTACCCGACCTGACACCCCCCAACCCAGCTAAAAGTCTGTTTGCCAAAGTCACCAAGACCCTCTTCGGCAGGAAGAAGAAGAGTGAGTCTGGGGTGTCAGTGGGTGAGGGTGCAGAGCTGCAGAGTGGCTCGTTACGTGTGTTTCGGGGGCGGGGGAGCGTGGGAGCCTGTGAACTCCTGGGGAGAGTGTGTGTTATACGGGCACTTGGGAAGGCCTCTGTGTCCACCCTGTGGGTAGCAGCGGGGCTGGGCAGAATACTGAGGGCCTTGTCATGCCTCATCCCCAGGTAAGAACCATTCCGAGGAGCGGGACGAGGTCTCCTGTTTGGTGAGCGGCCTCATGCACACGTCCATTGGCCATCACGATGCCAGGCCTGAGGTGAGGTGCTCACGTGAGCACTGTTCCCCTGACTCACCCCCACCCTAGCAGCTGAGGGAAGCCCGGGATAAAAGAGGGTGGTGAAGCATCCAGCCTCGTGGTGGCCTAATTGGCTGTGTCTCATTAGCCAGGCACAGCTGACCTGGAGTGCCctgggagccagggcagggctgggctgtggACTCTCGAGGATTTGGATTTCAGGGCCTGGCTCACTCCCCTTCCCTACCCAACCCTCCAGGCTCCAACAGCTTCTGGTCCAGCCCCTGTCAGTCTGGTAGACACAGCACCTGAGGACAGCTCACCCCGTGGGACGCTGGCAAGCAGTGGAGATGGTGAGGAGCCAGGGAGGATGACAGGTGCTAGAGGTTGCTGGGGCCAGACCAAGGGCCAGAGGGAAGGAGCGGGCAGGGGACCTGGCTTGGGTTCTGGAGGCTAATGCTTAAATCTCAATGCCCTGCTCCTTTCAGGGTTCGAAGAAGGTCTCACTGTGGCCACAGTGGTGGAGTCGGCCCTCTGTGCTCTGAGAAACTGTGTGGCCTTCATGCCCCCAGGTAAGGCTGGGGTCTGGTGCATGTAAATGGTGGTGGCAGTTCTGTGGCTGGGAGGCCAGGATCAGGGCCTCACTCTCCTCTCCCATGACAGCGGAACAGAACCCGGCTCCCCTGGCCCAGCCAGAACCTCTGGTGTGGGTCAGCAAGTGGGTTGACTACTCCAACAAGTTTGGCTTTGGGTATCAACTGTCCAGCCGCCGTGTAGCTGTGCTCTTCAATGATGGCACACACATGGCCCTGTCGGCCAATAGAAAGTAAGTGTTTTATGGGTACCTGGTTCTCAGGCTATTGTACCCAGCAGGGCTGCACCTTGGTGCGTGCCCCTGGGCTCAGGGACCTGCGGTTTCTCAGGAGAGGGGTGTTGGTGCAGGGCTCCCTCTCTGACCTCTGTTTCCCCCTTCCAGGACTGTGCACTACAATCCCACCAGCACAAAGCACTTCTCCTTCTCCGTGGGTGCTGTGCCCCGGGCCCTGCAGCCTCAGCTAGGCATCCTGCGGTATTTCGCCTCCTACATGGAGCAGCACCTCATGAAGGtgtgagggctggggtgggacaCTTTTAAGGACTAACACATCCTGACCCCTTCTGATTCCCCTTTGGTGGTAGTGGGGCTCAAAGCTAGAGGCTAAGGGAGATGTCAGTGGGGAGAGGTCTGACCAGTGAcccacctgcctctgctcctAGGGTGGAGATCTGCCCAGTGTGGAAGAGGTAGAGATGCCTGCCCCACCCTTGCTGCTGCAGTGGGTCAAGACGGATCAGGCCCTACTCATGCTGTTTAGTGATGGTACTGTCCAGGTAAAAGCCTGTCCTGGAGTGATGGGGAAGGTCCAGGAGGCCCAGGGTGCTGGGGAGGTAACTGGGCCTGGGGCATAGGCCCTGATCACTGTCACCCTCCTGTGCACAGGTGAACTTCTACGGGGACCACACCAAGCTGATCCTCAGTGGCTGGGAGCCCCTTCTTGTGACTTTTGTGGCCCGAAATCGCAGTGCTTACACTTACCTCGCTTCTCACCTTCGGCAGCTGGGCTGCTCCCCAGACCTGCGGCAGCGACTACGCTATGCTCTGCGCCTGCTCCGTGACCGTAGCCCAACCTAGGCCTCAGCCTACAGAGCAGGCTGCAACCCAAGCCCTCAGGCCTGAGGCCTGTGCCTGTAAGGCTCTGGCCTTTGCCTTTGTGGCCCTCCCCATCCTTTTGGTGCCTCACTGGGGGCTTTGGGCTGAATCCCCCAGGGAATCAGGGACCACCTTTACTGGAGTTGGGGGTGGCCTGTCCTCTGTCGCCTACCCTCTCCAAGATAAGCCTGAGCCTTAGCTCCCAGCTAGGGGGCGTTATTTATGGACCACTTTTATTTATTGTCAGACATTTATTTATTGGGATGTGATCCCCAGGGGGACCTCCTCCTGGGTTAATAAACCGTTTTGCAGAATTGGAGGCCTGCTCATTCACAGTAGAGCCCATGGACCGTGGCCACTGCGAAGAGCGAGGCATTAGTGTAGGTGGCCGAGGCCAGCCCGTCTGTCGCTGCGTCCCAGAGGGCACGGCTGACCACCTGCACGCCCTGGCCGGCACGCGGCCCCAGCACCACACTGCACACCAGCTTGTAGCGCGGCGGGCTGAGCTCGCGCAGGCGCACGTGTATCTGCTCGCAGAGCTCCCGTGCCAGCCGACCGGCCTCGGCGCCTGAGTAGCACGTGTCGCACAGCTCCGCGGCTAGCGCCGCCTCCAGGGCACGCTGTGCGCGCGCAGCCTCCCAGCGCTCCGCAGGCGCCGGCTCCGTGCAATACGAGGGCGCCACCCGACGGGCGGGCGCCAGGGGCAACCCAGAGAAACTGACCCGCGAGGCTAGAGGGGGCACAGGGCCCAGGGATGGTCGCCGACCCCCTGGGCCCACGCCTGGACCGGCCAGCGAGTTGCGGCGGGAGAAGGAGGCAGCCAGACCCAGCACGGAGCCACGGCGGGAGGCCGGGCCCAGACCTGTGGGTCGGACCTCATCAATGCTGGGCAGGCGGCCTCGGGGACGCATTGGTGGTAGTTTCGGCCCAGAGTCTTTGGCAGTCTCCTCCTCCTGGCGTCCGGGGGGCAGAGGCCTGCCAGCCATGGACCTGCCGGCTGGAAGACCCACATTTAGCGAGGGTGTCTTCGCTGGCCGTCTCCTACCCTACCCAGTCTCTTGGTCCGTGATGTCAAGGGTTATTACCCGCTACCCCCTTCTTACCTGTGTTTTGGGAACGAGTGTATCAAATAGTCCGAGGCTGCCTGGGTTCCTAGGTGCTTAGAAGGCTAACAGCTGTTAGGAACATAAGCAGGGGAAGGGATGCCGCTCAGACTGTGGTCCTGAGTTAGTCCCTGCCACAGTTAGTCCCTGCCACAGTTGAGCTCCACTTTCTCTCGGGCACTGGTTCGCTAGGTGAGCTCTACacttccttttcccccttccaCCTGACTTCACCAGTAGGAGGGGAGATGTAGCtggcttctgcctcagcctggacTATGGAAGTGG
This region of Microcebus murinus isolate Inina chromosome 2, M.murinus_Inina_mat1.0, whole genome shotgun sequence genomic DNA includes:
- the PLK3 gene encoding serine/threonine-protein kinase PLK3 isoform X2 translates to MEPAAGFLSPRPFPRAAAPPAPPAGPGPPPSALPGPELEMLAVPPAPDPGRLITDPRSGRTYFKGRLLGKGGFARCYEATDTETGSAYAVKVIPQSRVAKPHQREKILNEIELHRDLQHRHIVRFSHHFEDNDNIYIFLELCSRKSLAHIWKARHTLLEPEVRYYLRQILSGLKYLHQRGILHRDLKLGNFFITENMELKVGDFGLAARLEPPEQRKKTICGTPNYVAPEVLLRQGHGPEADVWSLGCVMYTLLCGSPPFETADLKETYRCIKQVHYTLPASLSLPARQLLAAILRASPRDRPSIDQILRHDFFTKGYTPDRLPVSSCVTVPDLTPPNPAKSLFAKVTKTLFGRKKKSKNHSEERDEVSCLVSGLMHTSIGHHDARPEAPTASGPAPVSLVDTAPEDSSPRGTLASSGDGFEEGLTVATVVESALCALRNCVAFMPPAEQNPAPLAQPEPLVWVSKWVDYSNKFGFGYQLSSRRVAVLFNDGTHMALSANRKTVHYNPTSTKHFSFSVGAVPRALQPQLGILRYFASYMEQHLMKGGDLPSVEEVEMPAPPLLLQWVKTDQALLMLFSDGTVQVNFYGDHTKLILSGWEPLLVTFVARNRSAYTYLASHLRQLGCSPDLRQRLRYALRLLRDRSPT
- the PLK3 gene encoding serine/threonine-protein kinase PLK3 isoform X1; the protein is MEPAAGFLSPRPFPRAAAPPAPPAGPGPPPSALPGPELEMLAVPPAPDPGRLITDPRSGRTYFKGRLLGKGGFARCYEATDTETGSAYAVKVIPQSRVAKPHQREKILNEIELHRDLQHRHIVRFSHHFEDNDNIYIFLELCSRKSLAHIWKARHTLLEPEVRYYLRQILSGLKYLHQRGILHRDLKLGNFFITENMELKVGDFGLAARLEPPEQRKKTICGTPNYVAPEVLLRQGHGPEADVWSLGCVMYTLLCGSPPFETADLKETYRCIKQVHYTLPASLSLPARQLLAAILRASPRDRPSIDQILRHDFFTKGYTPDRLPVSSCVTVPDLTPPNPAKSLFAKVTKTLFGRKKKSKNHSEERDEVSCLVSGLMHTSIGHHDARPEAPTASGPAPVSLVDTAPEDSSPRGTLASSGDGEEPGRMTGFEEGLTVATVVESALCALRNCVAFMPPAEQNPAPLAQPEPLVWVSKWVDYSNKFGFGYQLSSRRVAVLFNDGTHMALSANRKTVHYNPTSTKHFSFSVGAVPRALQPQLGILRYFASYMEQHLMKGGDLPSVEEVEMPAPPLLLQWVKTDQALLMLFSDGTVQVNFYGDHTKLILSGWEPLLVTFVARNRSAYTYLASHLRQLGCSPDLRQRLRYALRLLRDRSPT
- the DYNLT4 gene encoding dynein light chain Tctex-type 4 — translated: MAGRPLPPGRQEEETAKDSGPKLPPMRPRGRLPSIDEVRPTGLGPASRRGSVLGLAASFSRRNSLAGPGVGPGGRRPSLGPVPPLASRVSFSGLPLAPARRVAPSYCTEPAPAERWEAARAQRALEAALAAELCDTCYSGAEAGRLARELCEQIHVRLRELSPPRYKLVCSVVLGPRAGQGVQVVSRALWDAATDGLASATYTNASLFAVATVHGLYCE